A window from Telopea speciosissima isolate NSW1024214 ecotype Mountain lineage chromosome 8, Tspe_v1, whole genome shotgun sequence encodes these proteins:
- the LOC122670527 gene encoding pentatricopeptide repeat-containing protein At4g39530-like, whose amino-acid sequence MVVLRLSTPTRSSLVSAIKCSTSHKHLPSGKSIHAQIIKLGLLPETQLFNHLVNFYAKSSDFFSAQEVFDEMPEKNLVSFSSLISGYSQSNTPQCALELVPHLRKLDLSLNEFVFSSLILACSKLKRVNEGKQIHALVVVSDFESNPFVKTSLIDMYSKFDDLDSAISLFSSSPIGDPVLYNSMISGLVTFCSYEEAIELFVEARRAIDLRPTEFTFGSIIKACSNCRREVGKQMHGYILKTGFESNCFVGTSLIDMYGKLGDMGNLIKIFHSITSIDLALYNSMIVGFSNNDLHQTALRFYGELKLQGFSPDESTFSSVLKACGGLNHIGWGMIIHGAVLKSVFQRDLVINTALIDMYMKCGNIEESCRLFESMPERNVVVYNSMICGYGHSGNFVKAISLFVDMSRRRIDPNHATFVALMNSCSGHERSIYPHVIKQGFGWDLTVQNALLDGLIKDGAVAESQWFFNKMHERDVVSWTTIISGLSQLGMHTDALELFKEMQFAKVCPNSFTLSSVLKACGSLVDLGQGRCIHGCTIKHGIIDEFIDSALLDMYAKCGAFEESSRLFDVSRKVDVVSWNTMIAGYAQHGNGHGALNIFESMKEHGVEPNQVTFTSLLSACSHCGLVDDGVRVFESISCKHGMVPSIEHYACMVDVFGRAGMLDRAKLLIENMPFRPDISIWNTFLAACKLHGDIALAQLAKDHILGMEGQDTTSVILMSNIYSEIGHWDDVERLRRSIKDKGGRKEPGLSWVQIKETDKS is encoded by the coding sequence ATGGTGGTCTTAAGACTCTCTACACCCACTCGTTCTTCACTCGTCTCTGCAATCAAGTGCTCCACAAGCCACAAACATCTTCCTTCTGGGAAATCCATTCACGCCCAGATTATCAAACTCGGTTTGTTACCTGAAACCCAACTCTTCAATCACCTAGTAAACTTCTATGCTAAGTCTTCGGATTTCTTCTCTGCCCAAGAAGTCTTCGATGAAATGCCTGAGAAGAATTTGGTCTCCTTTTCTAGCTTAATTTCTGGCTATTCACAATCGAACACTCCTCAGTGTGCCCTAGAACTTGTACCTCATTTGCGAAAATTGGATCTAAGTTTAAACGAGTTTGTTTTCTCAAGCTTGATTCTGGCTTGTTCAAAGCTGAAACGTGTTAACGAAGGGAAGCAAATCCATGCACTGGTGGTTGTTTCTGATTTTGAATCAAACCCGTTTGTGAAAACCTCTCTCATTGATATGTACTCAAAGTTTGATGACTTGGACTCTGCCATTTCTCTTTTCAGTTCAAGCCCAATTGGAGATCCTGTACTCTATAATTCAATGATCTCTGGACTTGTGACCTTCTGTTCTTATGAAGAAGCAATTGAATTGTTTGTGGAGGCACGACGTGCAATTGATCTAAGACCAACAGAGTTTACTTTCGGAAGTATTATCAAGGCTTGCTCAAATTGCAGGAGAGAGGTTGGTAAACAAATGCATGGCTACATCTTAAAGACTGGATTTGAGTCCAATTGCTTTGTTGGAACCTCTCTTATTGACATGTATGGTAAATTAGGTGATATGGGAAATTTGATAAAGATTTTCCATAGCATTACATCCATCGACCTTGCTTTGTACAATTCAATGATCGTTGGATTTTCAAATAATGATCTTCACCAAACTGCATTGAGGTTCTATGGTGAATTGAAGTTACAAGGTTTTAGTCCAGATGAGTCGACTTTCTCTAGTGTTCTTAAAGCTTGTGGTGGCTTAAATCATATAGGGTGGGGAATGATAATCCATGGAGCCGTGCTGAAGTCTGTGTTCCAGAGAGACCTGGTTATTAACACTGCCTTGATTGATATGTACATGAAATGTGGGAACATTGAGGAGAGTTGTAGATTGTTTGAATCTATGCCTGAAAGAAATGTAGTTGTATACAACTCCATGATTTGTGGGTATGGACACAGTGGAAACTTTGTCAAAGCAATTAGTTTATTTGTTGATATGAGTCGTAGGAGGATTGATCCTAATCATGCTACATTTGTTGCTTTGATGAACTCATGTTCTGGTCATGAGAGGAGCATCTACCCTCATGTGATTAAGCAGGGTTTTGGATGGGATTTGACAGTGCAGAATGCTCTTTTGGATGGCCTTATCAAAGATGGAGCAGTTGCTGAATCCCAATGGTTTTTCAATAAAATGCATGAAAGGGATGTTGTTTCATGGACAACAATCATATCAGGATTGTCTCAGTTGGGTATGCATACAGATGCTCTGGAACTCTTCAAAGAGATGCAATTCGCTAAGGTTTGTCCCAATAGTTTTACTCTGTCTAGTGTTTTAAAGGCATGTGGTAGTTTAGTTGACTTGGGACAAGGGAGATGTATCCATGGATGTACTATAAAACATGGGATCATAGATGAGTTCATTGATAGTGCACTTTTGGACATGTATGCTAAATGTGGGGCCTTCGAGGAGAGTAGCAGACTGTTTGATGTGTCACGTAAAGTAGATGTAGTATCTTGGAATACAATGATCGCAGGGTATGCCCAACATGGGAATGGTCACGGGGccctaaatatttttgaaagTATGAAGGAGCATGGAGTTGAACCAAACCAGGTGACCTTCACATCTTTATTGTCTGCCTGTAGCCATTGTGGGCTAGTAGATGATGGTGTTCGAGTCTTTGAATCAATATCTTGTAAACATGGTATGGTACCCTCCATTGAACactatgcatgcatggttgATGTGTTTGGCAGGGCTGGAATGCTGGATAGAGCAAAGCTCCTGATCGAGAACATGCCATTCAGACCTGATATATCTATCTGGAATACATTCTTAGCCGCTTGTAAGCTTCATGGGGATATCGCACTTGCCCAGCTTGCCAAAGACCACATTTTGGGTATGGAAGGTCAAGATACCACGTCTGTCATTCTGATGTCTAACATTTATTCTGAAATAGGTCATTGGGATGATGTAGAGAGGCTGAGGAGGAGTATCAAAgataaaggaggaagaaaagagcCAGGACTCAGCTGGGTGCAGATAAAAGAGACTGACAAGTCATGA